GCTTCGCTCTCGAAAATTTCGCGCCCGATCAGTGAGATCGAGGTCTTGGGATCAAAGGCGACCAGTTCCAGCCCCGGCCCAACGTATTTCAGTGCGCCCCGGATGGTGCTCTCGCCGCCCCAGGCGATGATCTTGTCGAAATACTGGGGCCGGAACAGCAGGCCTTCGACCGCCTCGTCGCCCCCGCGCCAATAGGCGGCCGAGAAGCAGCGCGTCAGCGGATGGCCAGGTGCCGCCTCAGCCAGGGCGGCCAGGATGGCGGGGGCGCTGAACAGCTCGTTCGACGGCAGCTTCAGCAGGTGCACGCCCTTGGTCAGCGCCCCGCGGATCACGGTATTGGCTGCTACGCCGGGCGAGTTCCCCGCGATCACATGCAGCAAGCGGCAGGGGAAGGCGCGGACACGCGCCGGTCGGCCCGACGGCGTCGTCACCTCGCGCCAGCCATCCAGCAGATCCTTGCCGCCGATCTCCTGGGCGATCATGAACTCCATCGCCGGGCGGCTGAACATATGACCCAGATGAGCGAACGACCGCTCCACCAGATCACGGGGATAGAAGCCGGCCTCGACGCTGCGTTCCATGGCCTGGGCCAGCAGGCCCGAGCGGTCGCGTTTCAGCACCTCTCCGGTCTCGACCAGAATGTCTATGATTTCGTCCACCGGCACATCGGCGGCCGGGGACGGTGCCGGGCGCGGCCAGACCAGGGCCCCGACATCCAGCGGCGGGGTGACGAAACGGTTGGGGTCACGGCCGTATTCAGGGCCGTCACCCTCGATCACCACGCCCTTGACCACATGACGAATGCGCTGGACCGGCGCGAGGGTCGGAGTCATCGCGTTCATGCCGCCACCGCCCCGCGGATATAGGCATCGATGGTGCCCGCACAGCCGATGTGGTCGCTCTCGCCTGCCTGGGCATATCGGCTGATGGTGTCCAGGATCGTCGGGCCGGGTCGGCCGCACGGACAATCCTTGAAGTCGATCGTGACCTTGTCACCACTGATCAGCCCGCCCCAGCGGCCCTCGTACAACAGGTCGAGGAAGGCGAACCGCCCCTCCACCACCCCATCCACGCCGTCGTCGGCAGTCAGGCGGCGTTCCCCGTCACGATCCAGCAGCAGCCAAATCAGACCGGGCGGCCGGTGATAGCGCCCGCACTGACATTTGGGACAGGTCTGGGCCATCTCCGTCATGCCATAGGCATTGTTGCGAATGACCTTGCCGTAGAAGCGGTCGACTTGTTCGCGATAGTCTGCGGGCAGGGCGACGCCTTTCAGCCCGCCCCCCGCGCTGACCAGACTGTCGGGGTGAAAGCCGCCGTCAGGAATGCCCCGCGCACGGGCCCGCTCGATGATCGACATATGCTGGGCCCACAGTGCCGAGACCACGATCGGCTCGTGCCGGTGGGCCAGAATCTTGTCGACGAAGACATCCATGGCCGCGCTCATCCGCTCGCCCCGCGCGCGGGCCTCGGCCTGGGCTGCCTCGATCTCGGCCGGGGTGGCCGTGCCCTCGGCCATGCGCTGGTTCAGGGCCGCCGAGGCGCTGATGTCGGCCAGGCGCAGCGGCTCGTCGGTCAGGAAATGCGCCTCGCCGGGGCGCGCCCAGACGGCCGCCGAATTCTGGGCCGCCTCGATGGCGCTGTTGGGACCGCGCGACGGGCTGGTCAGAAAAACAACCCGGCTGTTGTCGGCCTTGACGAAGGGCCAGCCGCTCATGCGGCGATAGTGGCGTCGCTTCTTCTCGGCATCTTCGCGAGTGTGGTTCAGAAAGCTGACCTTGCCGCCCGATCCGCTGGTGGCCAGCACCATGTGACCGGCGGCGCGAAGCCGCTCCATCCAGTCGTCGACGTCGGTGACCCCTTCGACGTCCACATCCGTCACCTTGGCCACCGACAGGGTCTGCATCCATTGCAGCAGCCGGTCCCACCGCCCCTGAGCTACGAAGCTGGGCGGATAGGATTTGTAGGCCGTATGGGCGAACAGCAGGGGAACCAGATCATCAAGGGTGCGAATCTCGGTCACACCGCTGTCGTCGGCCCGGCGTCTGAGGACCGGAATCTGATCGCGACGTTCGACGAAAAGCTCGCGGGCGGCTTCCAGCTGGCGCGCCTCGATATCGGGCCAGGGACGATCGAACACGTCCTCATGCACCGCGCCATCCACCAGTTCGGACCTTGTCGACATGCCTGGACACTCCCGTTTTCTTTTGACGGTGAGCCTGGATGCGTCGATTGTGCAGAGGCGATTCAGACATTCGCATTGGTGAAACAGACACAGCCTGCACCCCATGCCGCGCATCGCCATCGTGATATCGGACGGTGTCCTGATGAGTGGCGTGTTCGAGATCGCCGACGCCCTCAGCCTGGCCAATCGCTATACGGATCAGCAGTATTCGGCGCGCGAGGACCTGCCTCCAACCTTGGAAGTGCGTCTGGCGTCGGCCGGCGGCGAACCTGTGCGTGCTGAGAACGGGCGTGTGCTGGCTGCGGACGAGGCCTTGCGGGGGTCGGCGTTCGACATGGTGCACGTCGCGCCGTTTGCCGTAGGCAGGCCAGAAGATCTGGGCGAGCGGCTGGCTGCCATGGCCGATGTCGTGGACTGGATCACCGAATGCGGCAGCGTCGGAACCCGTCTGGCGGCCAGCGGATCGGGCGTCGCCGTTCTGGCGCGGGCCGGGATTCTGAACGACGTCACCGTGCCGGTGGCCTGGTGGTTGGAGCGGCCGATGCGGCGGCTTTTCCCGCACCTGACCCTGGACCCCGAGCGGGCGATCACGGCGCACGACGCCGTTCTGCTGGCCGGGCGGCATGTGGCGGAGCCCGCCCTGGCGATCCGTATGGTCGAACAGTTGATGAGCCCCGATGTGGCCACCTGGATCGAGCGGATCAGTGGTGTGAATGCCTATCCGGATGGCCCCGATCCGGCGCATGTCTTCACCACCCTGGTGCTGAAGCCGGACGAGCTGGTGGCGCGTGCCGCCCACTGGCTGCAGCTTCGCTTCGCTCAGAAGCCTCAGATGGCGGACCTCTCCGCCGTCATGGCGGTGCACCCGCGAACCCTGAACCGCCGTTTCGTGGCCAGCCTGGGCATGACACCGGTCGAGTATCTGCAGCGGCTGCGGATCGAGGCGGCCAAACGGATGCTGGCACGTTCGGACCGGCGTGTGGACCGAATCGGCTATCTGGTCGGCTATGGAGATCCGGGTTTCTTCAAGGCCCTGTTCCGCAAGGCGACGGGCCTGACGCCGAGCGAATATCGTCGCCAGGTCCGCGAAGGGCTGATCAGTCCTTGACCGTACGGTCCAGCCCCGGATCCTCGGGATAGCGCCCCAGCAACAGATAGGCACCGGACGCCAGGGCAAACATGACGCCTGCGCCGATCAGCGCCTCATTGTATCCACCGAAGGTGTCATAGGCGAAGCCGAAGGCGATGCCCGCCACCGACGTGGCCACAGCGATGAACAGCACGCTCAAGCCATAGATGGCAGCGAAAGACTTCAGCCCGAAATACCGGGCGATGATGAAGGCGATCACGTCGATCTCGGCTCCCTGGGCTAGGCCGATCAGGACCAGACCGATCCCGGCCATCCAGACCGTCGGCTCGCTGGGCAAAAGCAGAGCGATGCCCAGCACCGGAAGGAGGGTGAAGGCACAGCCCACCGCCGGGGCCCAGATCCGATCCACCAGAATGCCGGTCGTCAGGGTGCCGGCCACGACCGACACGGCCAGCAAGGCGGCGAATTCCGCAGCCAGGCCCGGCTCCAGCCCCTTGCCGGTCAGCATGGGCTGCAGTTGCGACAGGATGCCGATGACCGGGCCATAGGTGAAGGCGGCGGCCAGGCAGACCAGCAGTATCTTGGGGTTCGACAGCAGCTTCAGCCACAGCCGCCAGTCTAGCAGAGCCGTCGGCTGGCCCTTGGCGTTCAGTTCGACGGCCTGGCGCTCATCCGAGACGAACAGCCAGCTGATGGGCAGGGCCACGAGGGCCGCCGCAGCCGCCAGCAGATAAAACCCAGCCTGCCAGCCATGGTCGGCGATGACCCGAAAAACCAGGATCGGCATGAAGGCCCCGGCCAGCGAATAGCCGATGCGAGATATGGCCAGGGCCGTGCCACGTGATTTCGAAAAGCGGCTGGCCACCGCACGGGTAAAGGCGATACCCGTCGTCCCCAGACCTGCGGCCACCAGAATGACGAAGGCAATCAGGAACAAGGTGTAATTGCCGCCTGTATTGGCAATCAGCACATAGCTCAGCGCCACCAGAGCCAGACAGGTGGTCAGGACCGGTCGGACTCCGACCCGATCGATCAAACGCCCGAACAAGGGGGCAATGAAGCTGGTGAAGAAGCTGAGGTGGAAGGCAAAGGCGATCTGGCCCCGGCTCCATCCGAACGCATCCTGCAACGGCTGAACGAACTGGCTTTGGGTGAAGGAAAACCCGCCATAGCCCAGGCCCATCGCCAGAAAGGTGCCGAACACCACCTTCCAATGCGCGCGCCACTCATCTCGGGTTGTCTGGGTGGTCATCGAGGCCTCGCGGAAAGATCTTGGGGAACGACGAATGGGACGCGGTCAGGCCGGGCGTTCAAGGCTGACGTTGAAGTCGCGGATATAGCCGCCCATGACGCGATCAATCCCGGCGTAGTCCAGGTCGAAGGCTTCCATCGAATAGCTGTGGCGCGGCCCCTTCGCATGGGCGGCACGGTCGGCATCCATATGGGCAGAGACGGCGGCGGCACGGTCGTCCGTGAACGGGACGCCGAACCGCTCATAGCATTTTCTCAGCGACGCCAGCGGGTCCGCCTGGACCTCCAGATAATGGGCATCGAAGAACTGCTCGGGATGCTGGTCCCGCACGGCCGCCACGCGCGCCATCGACTGGGATTGGCGGTCCAGCATGCCGAATGAACCGGCCGGGACATGGTCCGAGAACAGGCTGTGATTGACGGCCAGGTTATTGGACAGCGACGCCAGAACCTTGGCAGGATCACGGTGGCACAGGACCACCCCGGCATCAGGAAAGACCTCCAGCAGATCGGCCATCCACCAATCGTGGGCCGGGGTCTTCAGCACCCATCGATCGCGCTTGAATCGATGCTGAAGATGCTGAAGCGCCCGCTTCTGCTCTTCATAGACCGGCTTCATGTCGATGGAATACAGGAGCTTGGCGTAGTTAGGGACGGACCACCAGGCGGCGTAGTTGACCGTCAGCAGCGACATCTCCCACAGGAAATTGCACTCCTCGGGCCGTTCCGCCCCGAACGGGTGAATGCCCTGAATCTCTGGCGACATGAACCCTTCGAACGTCAGGGCCTCGTGGCAGGCGGCGATGCGCGGATCGGTGTCATAGGTCGCCTCCTGGGGCGGGGGCGATGGGAACATGATCTCCCACATCCGCGGCGAGCGGTTGGCCGGATCGGCGGCCAAGAGGTTGTGAAAGAAGGTCGAGCCTGCGCGCGGCAGTCCGGCCACAAAGATCGGACGCGTGATCGCCTCGTCGGCGATGGCGGCAAACCGCTTGCGGTCTTCGGCCAGGGCAAGCCGGCCTTTCAGATTATCCAAAAGACGCCGCCGCGCCCTCTGAACGCCAAGAGCATTTAAATTTGCGGTCTGGATCAGGTCCCGGCTGAGAACCTCCAGAGGCTCCCGGAACAGGTCGCCGCCCCAATCGGACAGGCCGGACTGCTCCTGTGCGTCGCGCATCAGAGTCCGGGCCTCGAGGGGATGTGACATTCCACGCTTCCTTCCTGGGGCGGCCGCTTTTGACGCGGCTCGTTCAGATCAGCCTATGGGTCCGGTGACGCCGCGTCACCCAGCGCAGCCGCAGGCATCGCGCCCGCGATACTGCCCGCCTGACGCTGGCACACCCGCCAGTTCGAATATCAATGGGACATGAGCGACGTGGTCCCCCATCCGATCGACGTGCCGCAGTCTGTGCTGGACGACATCCGGGACGGCCTGACGGCGGCGCACATCCCCTACGCCCCAGAGGGTGGCGGCTGGGCCTGGGGCGTGGACACGGCCTATCTGCGCGAACTGGTCGACTACTGGATCAACCATTACGACTGGCGCGTGCACGAGGCGCACCTGAACCGCCACCCGCAGTTCAGCACTGTCATCGACGGCATGGCGATCAGATTTGAGCACATCCGGGGGACCGGGGCGCGCGGGCCCATCCTGCTGACCCACGGCTGGCCCGGATCGATCCTGGAGTTCGACGAGGTGGCCGATCGGCTGGCCTTTCCCGAAAGGTTTGGAGGGCGTGCCGAGGACGGCTTCGATCTGGTCATCCCGTCCCTGCCCGGCTTCGGCTTTTCACAACGGCCACCGGCGCCGATCGGTCCGCGCCGGATCTCGGCCCTGTGGCGGACCCTGATGGTGGATCGGCTGGGCCATGATCGCTTCTTTGCCCAGGGCGGGGATTTCGGCAGTTCGGTCTCCAGCTGGCTGGCGCACGACCATCCGGACCATGTCGCAGCCCTGCATCTGAACCTGGCCATCCCGATGCCGGTCCCGGCCGATCAGGCCGTGCCGGGCGAGGTGGAGTGGCGCGCCGCCTTCGAGGCGGTCCAGCGGCGCGAGTCCGCCTACATGATGGTGCATATGACCAAGGCCCAGACGATCGGCGCGGCCCTCTCGGCCAGCCCCGTCGCCTTCGCCGCCTGGGTGATCGAGAAATTCCACGGCTGGGCAGACACCGGCGGCGACATCGAAAGCCGCTTCACCAAGGATCAGCTGATCACCAATCTGATGCTGTATCTGGTCAATGATGCCGTGGCCTCGTCGATCTGGATGTATGCAGGCACAGCCGTCGAGGTTGGGGCGGGAAAGCTGTCGGGCCTGAACGTCACCGTGCCCACCGGCTTTGCACAGTATCCGGGCGAGTTCCTGCCGCCTGCCCCGGTCGATGCCATCCGCCGAAACTGGAACCTGACCCATCATGCGATCATGGCCTCGGGCGGACATTTCGCCGCCTTCGAGGAGCCTGTCGTCTTTTCGAACGACGTGCGCGATTTCTTTTTGCGTCATGGTGACGCCGCCGCAGGAGACACCCGATGAAGGTCCGGTATCCGACCTGGTCCTATGACCAGACCCCGCCCCACTGGTCGCCCTATATCGAATATGTGCAGGCCCGGAACGCCGCCTCGACCATTCCGTCCTATGTCGAACCCTATCTGGTGAAGGTTATGATCCAGGCCCGAAAAGCTCTGGATCAGAAGGACACGCCGCTGGACCGCGATCTGGTCGTCTTCATCAAGCAGGAGGCCCAGCACTGCAAACAGCACGACGCCTTCAACCGCCAGCTTCATGCCGCCGGATACGACGGACTGACCGCCTTCGAGCAGGAGCTGGAAGCGACCTATGAGGACTTTCTGGCCAACAGGTCGCTGAAGTTCAACTGCGCCTATGCCGAGGGGTTCGAGGCCCTGGGTTCAGGCATGGCTCAGATCGTGTTCGAGGGAAAACTGACCGAGTTCGAGGCCGCCGAACCCAATCCGGGTTCCGAACTCTGGCGCTGGCACCTGGCCGAAGAGTTCGAGCACCGCAGCGTGGCCTTCGACGTCTATCAGACCCTGTTCGCGCGCCGGAATCCGATCGCGGGCTATTTCTATCGGCTCTATGGCTTCTATTACGCGGTCAAACACCTGGGCGGCTATTCGAAGCGGGTGGCCGCCTATCTGATGTCGGTCGACCGGTCGCGCATGTCGCCCGAGGAGGTGGAGGCCTCCCTGGCCCGCGAGAAACATTTCAAAAAGACCTATGCCCGGCTGATGATCCCCAAGATGCTGATGGTGCTGTCGCCCTTCTACAATCCCGGCAAGAAGGTGCCGCCGCCCGCTTTGTCGGCCTATCTGGAGCGGTTCGAAGCCCAGGCGGCGTGATGCCGTCGGCCCGATACGGGGACTTGCATGGCGGCGCGGCGGCGACGAAATGAAGCCGTCGCTTTTTCTGAGTGCTGAATGACCAAGGTCCTCATCATCGGTGCCGGCCATGCCGGTGGCTCCGTTGCCGCCCTGTTGCGCCAGTATGGGCATGAAGGCCCGATCATTCTGGCGGGTGAGGAGACGGCCCCCCCTTATCAGCGGCCGCCGCTGTCCAAGGCCTGGCTGAAGGGCGAGGCGGACCTGGACGCCCTGATGCTGCGGCCCCTCAGCTTCTATGCCGAGCACGACATCGCGCTGCGCACAGGCGTCACGGCTGTGGCGATCGACGCGGCGTCCCGAACCGTGGCCTTCGCCGATGGATCGGCCGAGACCTATGACAAGCTGATCCTGGCCACGGGATCGACCGCGCGCAAACTGGACATCCCCGGCGCGGATCGACCGGAGCTGATCGAACTGCGCACTCTTCACGATGCCGAGCGGCTGAAGGCGGCGCTGGGGCCGGGTCGTCGGCTGGCGGTGGTCGGCGGCGGCTATGTGGGGCTGGAGGCCGCGG
The genomic region above belongs to Brevundimonas vitisensis and contains:
- a CDS encoding sulfotransferase family protein; this translates as MSHPLEARTLMRDAQEQSGLSDWGGDLFREPLEVLSRDLIQTANLNALGVQRARRRLLDNLKGRLALAEDRKRFAAIADEAITRPIFVAGLPRAGSTFFHNLLAADPANRSPRMWEIMFPSPPPQEATYDTDPRIAACHEALTFEGFMSPEIQGIHPFGAERPEECNFLWEMSLLTVNYAAWWSVPNYAKLLYSIDMKPVYEEQKRALQHLQHRFKRDRWVLKTPAHDWWMADLLEVFPDAGVVLCHRDPAKVLASLSNNLAVNHSLFSDHVPAGSFGMLDRQSQSMARVAAVRDQHPEQFFDAHYLEVQADPLASLRKCYERFGVPFTDDRAAAVSAHMDADRAAHAKGPRHSYSMEAFDLDYAGIDRVMGGYIRDFNVSLERPA
- a CDS encoding metal-dependent hydrolase — its product is MKVRYPTWSYDQTPPHWSPYIEYVQARNAASTIPSYVEPYLVKVMIQARKALDQKDTPLDRDLVVFIKQEAQHCKQHDAFNRQLHAAGYDGLTAFEQELEATYEDFLANRSLKFNCAYAEGFEALGSGMAQIVFEGKLTEFEAAEPNPGSELWRWHLAEEFEHRSVAFDVYQTLFARRNPIAGYFYRLYGFYYAVKHLGGYSKRVAAYLMSVDRSRMSPEEVEASLAREKHFKKTYARLMIPKMLMVLSPFYNPGKKVPPPALSAYLERFEAQAA
- a CDS encoding GlxA family transcriptional regulator, translated to MPRIAIVISDGVLMSGVFEIADALSLANRYTDQQYSAREDLPPTLEVRLASAGGEPVRAENGRVLAADEALRGSAFDMVHVAPFAVGRPEDLGERLAAMADVVDWITECGSVGTRLAASGSGVAVLARAGILNDVTVPVAWWLERPMRRLFPHLTLDPERAITAHDAVLLAGRHVAEPALAIRMVEQLMSPDVATWIERISGVNAYPDGPDPAHVFTTLVLKPDELVARAAHWLQLRFAQKPQMADLSAVMAVHPRTLNRRFVASLGMTPVEYLQRLRIEAAKRMLARSDRRVDRIGYLVGYGDPGFFKALFRKATGLTPSEYRRQVREGLISP
- a CDS encoding epoxide hydrolase family protein — encoded protein: MSDVVPHPIDVPQSVLDDIRDGLTAAHIPYAPEGGGWAWGVDTAYLRELVDYWINHYDWRVHEAHLNRHPQFSTVIDGMAIRFEHIRGTGARGPILLTHGWPGSILEFDEVADRLAFPERFGGRAEDGFDLVIPSLPGFGFSQRPPAPIGPRRISALWRTLMVDRLGHDRFFAQGGDFGSSVSSWLAHDHPDHVAALHLNLAIPMPVPADQAVPGEVEWRAAFEAVQRRESAYMMVHMTKAQTIGAALSASPVAFAAWVIEKFHGWADTGGDIESRFTKDQLITNLMLYLVNDAVASSIWMYAGTAVEVGAGKLSGLNVTVPTGFAQYPGEFLPPAPVDAIRRNWNLTHHAIMASGGHFAAFEEPVVFSNDVRDFFLRHGDAAAGDTR
- a CDS encoding MFS transporter produces the protein MTTQTTRDEWRAHWKVVFGTFLAMGLGYGGFSFTQSQFVQPLQDAFGWSRGQIAFAFHLSFFTSFIAPLFGRLIDRVGVRPVLTTCLALVALSYVLIANTGGNYTLFLIAFVILVAAGLGTTGIAFTRAVASRFSKSRGTALAISRIGYSLAGAFMPILVFRVIADHGWQAGFYLLAAAAALVALPISWLFVSDERQAVELNAKGQPTALLDWRLWLKLLSNPKILLVCLAAAFTYGPVIGILSQLQPMLTGKGLEPGLAAEFAALLAVSVVAGTLTTGILVDRIWAPAVGCAFTLLPVLGIALLLPSEPTVWMAGIGLVLIGLAQGAEIDVIAFIIARYFGLKSFAAIYGLSVLFIAVATSVAGIAFGFAYDTFGGYNEALIGAGVMFALASGAYLLLGRYPEDPGLDRTVKD
- a CDS encoding acyl-CoA reductase, with the translated sequence MNAMTPTLAPVQRIRHVVKGVVIEGDGPEYGRDPNRFVTPPLDVGALVWPRPAPSPAADVPVDEIIDILVETGEVLKRDRSGLLAQAMERSVEAGFYPRDLVERSFAHLGHMFSRPAMEFMIAQEIGGKDLLDGWREVTTPSGRPARVRAFPCRLLHVIAGNSPGVAANTVIRGALTKGVHLLKLPSNELFSAPAILAALAEAAPGHPLTRCFSAAYWRGGDEAVEGLLFRPQYFDKIIAWGGESTIRGALKYVGPGLELVAFDPKTSISLIGREIFESEATLEAAAVAGAHDATIMNQEACTASRFQFVEGALDQVDRYCERLQAHLGAGGRSASAEPRPIPRALRDEIDGLRDMADFYRVWGGYEGRGLVVRSDEAVDFYPEGKVVNVVAVDRLADAARHVTVATQTVGVHPPERKSGLRDILASAGAQRIVSLGSATPEVGLPHDGFYPLHRFVRWVNDEG